From a region of the Eretmochelys imbricata isolate rEreImb1 chromosome 6, rEreImb1.hap1, whole genome shotgun sequence genome:
- the TCP11L1 gene encoding T-complex protein 11-like protein 1 yields the protein MSQEPDIPHTSEEKLGDSEGIKEDSLNNPDQSMRARIRQSSSSPHRCNTAQSSSPRLVSMEELMETAKGVSNMALAHEIVVNGGFQIKPAELPEGSLEKTVKEIVHKAFWDCLEAQLSEDPPTYDHSIKLVGEIKETLLSFLLPGHTRLRNQITEVLDLDLIKQEAVNGALDISKLAQFIIGMMGTLCAPVRDEEIKKLKDIHEIVPLFRAIFSVLNLMKMDMANFAVSSIRPHLMQQSVEYEREKFQRIFEKQPNSLDFVTDWLQEASDDLANLRCKNPPSPGVGAAASGVPVLCPAAVQNWAYLKLLKWDHVHRPFPETLLMDHTRFQEMQLELEHLTLTGAILLVMFNVAGAALSNLPGFADKIKTIIKVLLTGMHLPSFNLSESLATVGEKVCAEVSSCLSQHGFMPLTTEKEIVLKGQIQTLGNSDNTICKLIDSRIQEFLESYLASGHQKSFPAIPGGLGPIQREMEEIAVKYVRLVNYNKMVFSPYYDVILSKLLNKEESQLLG from the exons CTAGTTCCCCTCGGCTTGTGTCGATGGAAGAGCTGATGGAAACAGCGAAAGGAGTTTCTAATATGGCATTAGCACATGAAATTGTAGTCAATGGAGGCTTCCAGATTAAACCAGCTGAATTACCAGAAGGCAG CCTGGAGAAAACCGTAAAAGAGATTGTACACAAAGCTTTTTGGGATTGTCTGGAAGCCCAGTTAAGCGAAGATCCACCAACATACGATCATTCGATTAAACTTGTGGGGGAGATTAAAGAG acTCTTCTATCTTTCTTATTGCCTGGTCATACTAGATTAAGAAATCAGATTACTGAAGTTCTGGATCTGGATCTGATAAAGCAGGAGGCAGTGAATGGGGCCCTGGATATTTCTAAGCTGGCACAATTCATCATTGGAATGATGGGGACCCTTTGTGCTCCAGTTAGAGATGAGGAAATTAAGAAACTGAAAGACATTCATGAAATAGTCCCACTATTCAG agcaatTTTCTCTGTATTAAACTTAATGAAAATGGACATGGCTAACTTTGCTGTCAGTAGCATTAGGCCGCATTTAATGCAACAATCTGTTGAATACGAAAGAGAGAAGTTTCAGAGGATTTTTGAGAAACAGCCAA ATTCTCTAGACTTTGTCACCGATTGGCTGCAAGAAGCATCAGATGATCTTGCCAATTTGAGGTGTAAAAATCCACCTTCCCCTGGTGTTGGTGCTGCAGCTAGTGGAGTTCCTGTATTGTGTCCTGCTGCTGTACAGAATTGGGCCTATCTAAAGCTGCTTAAGTGGGATCATGTGCACAGGCCTTTCCCAGAA ACATTGTTAATGGACCACACCCGCTTTCAGGAAATGCAGCTGGAGCTGGAACATCTCACCTTGACGGGTGCTATCCTCCTGGTCATGTTCAATGTAGCAGGTGCAGCGCTTTCCAATCTGCCAGGGTTTGCTGACAAAATCAAAACCATTATAAAGGTGTTGTTGACGGGAATGCACCTTCC CTCCTTTAATCTGAGTGAATCTTTGGCTACTGTTGGTGAGAAGGTCTGTGCTGAAGTTAGTAGCTGTCTTTCCCAACATGGATTCATGCCATTGACAACTGAGAAAGAGATTGTGCTTAAAGGACAGATCCAGACATTGGGAAATTCTGACAACACTATATGCAAATTGATAG attcacGAATTCAGGAATTTTTGGAGAGCTATCTGGCTTCTGGTCATCAGAAATCATTTCCTGCTATTCCTGGGGGATTAGGGCCTATTCAAAGAGAGATGGAAGAAATTGCTGTCAAGTACGTTCGCCTTGTCAACTATAACAAGATGGTGTTTAGCCCTTACTATGATGTGATCCTCAGCAAACTACTGAATAAGGAAGAATCCCAATTGTTAGGGTAG